ACCGAGGTGGTCAACCGGGCCCTCGCCCGGGGCACCGGCGGCACCGCCCCGATCGACCTCGACATCCCGGTCACCGCCAACGACACCCTGTCGTGGCGGCTCAAGGTCGACTCGCCGATCGACGCGGGCGCGCTGCGCTGGGTGCCGCGGGCCCACTACACCGCAGCCGAGGGCGTGGAGTCCGTGGTCGACGCCAAGGGTCGACCGACGCTGGTCATCACCCCGCCGTACGACCTGGACATGTACCCGGTGTCCACGCTGACCGCGCCGCAGGGCTCCCACACCGCGACGCGGACCGGCACCGTCACCGCCCGGCCCGCCCTGGCGTTCGACTTCGCCGGCGAGGCCAAGGACGCCCGCGTCGTCTTCACCGTCAAGAAGCGCGGCGAGCTGCTGGCCAAGCGCGTGGTCGACATCGTCGACGGCCAGGTGCCGTCGCCCGAGTCGCTCGACGTCACCGCGTCGGTCACCGCGGGCGACGAGCTGTTCTTCGACTTCGCCACCCCGGACACCACGCTGCTGCCGCGCCTGACCGGGCAGTCCGCGTCGGTGAGCTACGACGGCTCGTCGTTCACCGGCGTGCCCAGCGCGCTGCACGCCTCGGCCGAGCAGGGCGCGTTCGCCCAGCCCTACCGCGGCTGGGGCGCCATCGGCTACCAGGGCAACCGCGAGCGGGCCACCGCGCCGATCGTCACCGGCGAGCTGGTGCTGGACGAGAGCTACCGCGACCAGCTCCCGGACGGGCCGACCGAGGCCGACGTGCCCGGCTTCGGCGAGAACCCGTCGGTGGCCAAGCCGCGCATCGTGGTGTTCGCGCCGCTGCCCGCGCAGGACCGCTGGGCCGGCGCGGACGACAACACCTGGGTGGCCGCCGGTTCGGCGTCCAGCTCCCGCCTGGGCCTGGACACCGTCGACGTGGTGACCGACGCCGACCTGGCGGGCGCGACCGCGGTGTCCCGGCGCGGGCGAACCCAGCAGATCTCCACCACCTTCGGCGCGAGCATCCCGGGCGTGCCGATCGGCGCGGGCGCCAGCGTCGCCAAGGGCGAGACCACCGGCCAGGTCGACTTCCTCGACCTCAACGGCGACCGGTTCCCCGACGTGGTCGGCTCGGGCGGCGTGCAGTACTCCGACATGGTCGGCGGCCTCGGCGGCACCAGGGGCAGCCTGGGCGGCGCGGTCCGCGAGTCGGACTCGCTGGCCTACAGCGTGTCGGCCAACGCCGGCAGCCCGGCCCGGACCAGCGGCAACTCCCGCGGCTCGGACGCGCCCAACGGCGGCCGGGCGGCCAACACCGCCAAGTCCGGCGCGGAGATGCCCGCGCTCGGCGTCGGCGGCAACCTCGGCGGCGGCGACTCCGAGACCGGCCACGACCTGATCGACATCAACGGCGACGGCCTGCCGGACAAGGTCTACGACAACGGCGAGGCCGCGCTGAACCTCGGCTACTCGTTCGCGGCGCGCGAGCCGTGGCCGGGCGGCCCGGTGAACTCCGGCGACACCACCAACGGCGGCGTGAACCTGGGCTTCAACACCAGCTACTACGGGTTCGCCGGCGGTGTCTCGGCGGCGCTGGGCACGTCGGTCACCAACGCCACCCTCCAGGACGTGAACGGCGACGGCCTGGCCGACCGCGTGTTCTCCGACGACGGCGGCCCGGTCGGCGTGGCGGTCAACACCGGCAACGGGTTCGCGCCGCCCACCCCGTTCGGCGGCAGCCTGGGCGAGGTCGCCGAGGACCGCAACGCCTCCCTCGGCGGCGGTGTCTACTTCACCTTCGGGTTCTGCTTCTTCTTCGGCTGCATCGTGTTCAACCCCGGCGGCGACGTCTCCACCGGCATCGGCCGCACCGAGGTCGCGCTGCGCGACGTCAACGGCGACGGGTTCCTCGACCACGTGCGGTCGGGCAACGACGGCGAGCTGGTCGCCGCGCACAACCGGACCGGGCGCACCAACCTGCTGCGCACCGTGCACCGCCCGATGGGCGGCCGGCTCGACCTGGACTACACCCGGTCGGGCAACACCACCGACCAGCCGGACTCCCGCTGGGTGCTGTCGCGCAGCAGCGTGCACGACGGCCACCCCGGCGACGGCCAGGACACCCAGCTGTCCACCTACCGCTACGAGAACGGCCGCTACGACCGGCTGGAGCGCGAGTTCTACGGCTTCGGCAAGGTCGTCACCGAGCACCGCGACGCGGGCGCCGGCGACGCGCTCTACCGGTCGCTGACCGCCGAGTACCGCACCGACAGCTACTACGCCAAGGGCCTGCCCACCCGCACCCTCACCGCGGACGCGGCCGGCCGGAAGTTCGCCGAGAAGGTCAACACCTACCAGCTGCGCGACGTGGCGACCGGCTCGGCCGCGAACCCGGGCAGCACCACGGCGACGGTGTTCCCGCTGCTGTCCCGGACCGACAGCCACTTCTACGAGGGGCAGCCGAACCCGGGCAAGTCCACCCACACCGAGATGACCTACGACGAGCACGGCAACCTGCTGCGCTCGTTCGACGCGGCCGACGCGGGCCCGGCGGACGACGTGGAGGCCGTGTTCGGCTACTCGTCGGCCGACCAGGCGTGCCGGGACCGCAACATCGTGGGCATCGCCACGTCCGTGCGGGAGGGCGGCACGTCACCGCAGACCACGCTGCGGCAGCGCAAGTCCAAGGTGGACTGCGCGACCGGCGACATCCGCACCGTGGAGGAGTACCTGGCCGACGGCTCGGCCGCGGTCAGCGACATGGAGTACTTCCCGAACGGCAACCTGCGCGCGCTGACCGGCCCGAAGAACAAGAACGGCCAGCGCTACCGGCTGGAGTACGGCTACGACACCGTGGTCGGCGTGCACGTCGAGTCCACCGTGGACAGCTTCGGCTACCGGTCCACGTCGACGCACGACCTCAGGTACGGGCTCACGAACCTCGTGGTCGACGAGAACAACCAGCAGCTGCGCACCGACTACGACAGCGTGGGCCGCACGGACTCGGTCACCGGGCCGTACGAGATCGGCGGCGGGCGGCCGACGATCGACTTCGAGTACCACCCCGAGGCGGCCGTGCCGTACGCGGTCACCAGGCACCTCGACCGCACCGCGACCGGCGTGCGCGACGACACCATCGACACGGTCCGGTTCGCCGACGGCGTCAAGCGGGTCCTCCAGATCAAGCAGGACGCCTCGGTGGCCGAGACCGCCGGTGCCGCGCCGGCGGAGGTGATGGCGGTCTCCGGCCTCGCGGTCTACGACTTCGTCGGCCGGGTGGTCGAGCAGCACTACCCGGTCACCGAGCCCAAGGGCCCGGCGAACGCGGTGTTCAACCCGGCCGTCGACCCGGTCCGGCCGAGCCGGCTGAGCTACGACGTGCTCGACCGCACCGTGCGGTCCGAGCTGCCCGACGAGACGGTGTCCGCGCTGTCCTACGGCTTCGGCGCCGACCGATCCGGCACGACCCGGTTCGAGACCGTCGGCACCGACGCCAACGGCAAGCAGCGCCGCACGTTCGCCGACGTGCGCGGGCTGACCACCGCCGTGAAGGAGTTCAACGCCGGCACCGCGATCTGGACCGGCTACGACTACGACCCGATGAGCCAGCTCACGGCCGTCACCGACGACCGCGGCAACACCACCCGGGCCGAGTACGACCGGTTCGGCCGCCGCACCGTCGTCGACAGCCCCGACCACGGCCGCACCGAGACCAGGTACGACCTGGCGGGCAACGCGATCGCCAAGGTCACCGCCAAGCTGCGCGCGGCGAACAAGGCGATCGAGTACGACTACGACTACACGCGCCTGTCCGGCGTGCGGTACCCGGTGTTCCCGGGCAACAACGTCACCTACACCTACGGCGCGCCCGGCGCACCCGACAACACCGCCGACCGCATCGCCTCGGTGCGCGACGCGGCCGGCACCCTCACCCGCGCGTACGGCCCGCTCGGCGAGACGACCCGCGAGACCCGCACGGTCACCGCGCTCACCACGCCCGCGCGCACCTACACCACCCAGTACCGGTACGACGCGTTCAACCGGGTGCTCCAGCTGACCTACCCCGACGGCGAGGTGCTCACCTACGAGTACGACACCGGCGGCCAGGTCAACCGCGCCACCGGCCGCAAGGGCGCGTTCGACTACACCTACCTGGCCCGGCTCGACTACGACAAGTTCGGCCAGCGCCTGCTCCAGGAGACCGGCACGGGCGTGCGCACCACCTACGCCTACGACCCGGCCGACCGGCAGTTGGCGAACCTCAGGTCGCAGCTGCCCGACGGCCACCGGTTCCAGGACATCGCCTACACCTACGACAACGTCGGCAACGTCACCTCGCTGACCAACTCGGTGCCGCTGCCGCACGGCAAGCCCGTCGGCGGCCCGAGCAAGCAGAACTACGGCTACGACGACCTCTACCGGCTCACCACGGCCTCGGGCGAGTACCGCAACAAGGACAACAAGCTCGACCGGTACTCGATGAGCCTGGCCTACGACTCCATCCACAACCTGACCGCCAAGAGCCAGCGGCACGAGATCGTGGTGCAGCCCGGCGCCGCCGCGGTGCAGGAGGAGCAGGCGGTCGCCGAGGACACGGCCCTGCTGCCGCCGCTGGGCCCGATCGAGCCGCAGGACGAACCGGTCGAGGAGCAGCCGGCCTACGAGCCGGTGGCCTACTCGGTGTCGGCCGACAACGCCCAGAAGGAGAACGCCCAGGAGCAGAAGGACACCACGTACGACTACTCCTACGCCTACGGCAGCGGCAAGCCGCACGCGCCGAGCGCCGTCGGCCCGGTCAACCAGACCTACGACGCCAACGGCAACCTGATCGACACCGTCAACACGCTGCCGCCCGCACCGGGCAAGCGCCGGCAGCTGGTGTGGGACGAGGAGAACCGCCTCGCCTGCAACCAGGACCACAGCCGCAACAAGACCGTGGCGCAGGACCCGAGCGCCTGCACCAGCCCGCAGCAGCCCGCGACCGTGCGGTACGTCTACGACGCGGACGGCAACCGGGTGGTCAAGAACGCCGGGCCGCAGCACGTCTACCCCAACCGCAACTTCAGCGAGCGCAACGGGACCGGCTTCAAGCACGTGTTCGTCGGCGACACCCGGATCGCCACCAAGACGGTCAAGACCGACGCCACCTACGAGAACCACCACTTCTTCTTCCACGCCGACCACCTCGGCTCGTCCGGGTACGTCACCGACGAGCACGCGAACCTCACCGAGCACGTCGAGTACTTCGCGTTCGGCGAGACCTGGGTCGACGAGCACCCGGCGCAGCCCACGCCGGTGCCCTACCAGTACAGCTCGAAGGAGCTGGACGAGGAGACCGGCTTCTACTACTACGGCGCCCGCTACTACAACCCGCGGACGCAGCTGTGGCAGAGCCCCGACCCGGTCATCGGCGCCTACCTGGACGGCGGGCCCGCCGGCGGCGTGTTCCAGCCGTTCAACCTCGCCTCCTACACCTACGCCCGCAACAACCCGGTCAAGTACACCGACCCGGACGGGCAGTGGGTCGAGAGCGCGTGGGACGCGGTCAGCCTCGGCATGGGCGTGGCGAGCTTCGTCAGCAACGTCCGCGAGGGCAACGGCTGGGGCGCGGCGCTCGACGCGGTCGGCATCGTCGCCGACGGTGCCGCGCTGATCCTGCCCGTCGTCCCCGGCGGCGCGGGTGCGCTGATCAAGGCGGGCCGGGCCGCGGAGAAGGGCGTCGAGGTCGTCAAGGCGGTGGACCGGGCGCGGGACGCCGAACGGGCGGTCGAGGGCGCCAGGACGACGGCCAAGGCGGTCGACGCGGGCGGTGACGCGGCCAAGACCGCCACCCGCGCCGCGCCGTCCGGGTCGCCGTGCCCCGTGCCGAACAGCTTCCTGCCCGGCACGCCGGTGCTGATGGCCGACGGCAGCCGCAAGGCGATCGAGGACGTCGAGGTCGGCGACCGGGTGCTGGCCACCGACCCGGGGACCGGGCGGACCTCGGCCCGGCCGGTGACCGCGCTGATCACCGGCGACGGCCGCAAGGAGCTGGTCGAGGTCACCGTCGACACCGACGGCGACGCCGGTGACGCCCGGGGCGTGGTCGTCGCCACCGACGGCCACCCGTTCTGGGTCGACGACGAGGGCCGGTGGGTCGCCGCGGCGGAGCTGGACGCGGGCGACGCGCTGCGGGCACCGGACGGCACGCTGCTGCGCGTGCTCGGCACCTCCCGGTACGCCGAGGTCGCGCGGGTGCACAACCTCACCGTCGCGGGCGTGCACACCTACTACGTGGAGGCCGGCGGCGCCGACCTGCTCGTGCACAACTGCGGTGGCGCCAAGCGCGGCCCCAAGCCCGCGGGCACCGGACCGCACAACCAGAAGATCGCCGAGATCGCCGACAACCTGCCCCCGGGCGACAAGGTGGTCGCGGGCGGCCAGCGGCCGGGCCTGAAGGAGGCGGTCATCCCGACCCCCGGCGGCCACAAGGGCGCCCGGCGGCCGGACGTGCTGGTCCAGCGCCCGGACGGCTCGCAGTACGGGATCAACGTCGGCAAGCGGTATAAGGTGTCCGGCGAACCGATCAAGCGAGAGGTCGAGGCGCTGGAGGACCTGCGCGGAGCGGGCCTGGAGATGCGCTTCGAGCCGTACAACTGACGGGCGGGGCATGACGAGGGTGCAGCTCCAGTTCCACGCCGACCCGGCGGAGCTGCCCGCCCTGGCCGAGGGGTGGATGCGCGACCACGGGCTGCACGGGGTCGTCCAGCGGATCTCGCCGGACTTCCTCGTGCGGCCCGTGGCCGTCGACGACGTGCGGGACGCCGCGCGCGGGGCCCGGTGGATCTGCCTGCGCCGGGAGCCGATCGCGGTCGCCGGGGACTCGCCCGCCGCGTTCTTGGCGCACAACCCCGGCTGCCTGGTGGTCGACATCGGCCCGCGGACGGACGAGGGCCTGCGGGAGTCGGCGGTCTCGGCGGACACCGACGACCGGGCGACGCTCAAGCTGTGGCGCGGGCTCGTCAACGCCCTGCGCGCCGGCACCCACGCCGGCGCGACCGTGGTCAACCCGGCCACCGGCGCGCGCGGGCCGTGGCCCAGGAGCCGGCACACGCCGGGCGCGCACGACCTGGCCGCGGCCGGCGTGCCGATGCTCGCCGCAGCCGGCTGGAACCGGTACGAGTTCGACGACCTGGCGGGGTGACGCCGCCCGGTCCGCCGGCCCGTACCCGGGTGCCGTCCCGCGTCGGAAGGTCCTCCCGATGACGACCGGTCCGCCCCGGTCCTCCGTTCCCGGCGAGAGCCCGCTCGACACCTGCCTGCGGCTGCGCCGCACCGCGCCCGTGGTCGAGGTGGAGTTCCCCGGCGGCGTGCCCGCCCACCTCGTGCCGACGGCCGAGGCGGTGCGGGAGGTCCTGGCCGGGGACAACAAGACCTTCGCCCGGGAGCCCCGGCACTGGCCCGCCCCGCACGACGGGTCGATCCCGGCGGACTGGCCGCTGCGCGGCGTCGTCAAGGGCGACCACCTGTCGACCGAGGACGGCGCGGACCACCGGCGGCTGCGCCGCCTGGTCGGCAGGGGCTTCACGCCGGAACGGGTGCGGGCGCTGGGGCCGCGCGTCCAGGAGGTCGTCGACCTGCTGCTGGCCGGGGTCGCGTCCGCCCGCGACGGGGTCGACCTGGTGCCCGCGTTCACCGAGGCGCTGCCGATGGCGGTGATCCGCGAGCTGTTCGGCGTGCCGGAACCGGAGCGGGCCCGGCCGCGGACGTGGACGTCCGCGCTGCCGGCGCCACCACCACGGCCGAGCAGGCGGTCACCGCCCGCCAGGACCTCACCGGGTACCTGCGGGAGCTGGTGGTGCGCAGGCAGCGCGACCCCGGCGACGACCTGACCACGGGCCTGGTCCGGGCGCGCGACGAGGGCGACGGGCCGACCACCGACGAGCTGTTCGGCGTGCTGTGGCTGATGCTGGTCGCCGGGCACGAGACCACGGTCCACCTGATCGGCAACGCGGTCGTGGCGCCGGCCCGGCACCCCGACCAGCTCGCGCTCGCCCTGGCCGGCGACCGGTGGGCGGACGTGGTCGAGGAGACCGCCCGGTACCGCCACCCGGTGATGACGACCAGCTTCCGGTTCACCCTGGAGGGCGTGGTGGTCGCGGGGGTGCCGATCCCCCGGGGCAGGGCCGTCGGCGTCGACTTCGACCGGTACGGCGAGACCGCGGACCGGTTCGACATCACCCGCGAGCGGACCGGCGACCTCGGCTCCGGCCACGGCCCGCGGTACTGCATCGGCGCCTCCCCGGCCCGGCTGGAGAGCCGGCTCGCGCCGGCCTCGCTGTACCGGCGGTTCCCGGGCCTCTCGCTCGCCATCGACCCGGACGGCGTCCCGCAATCGCCGTCGTTCTTCACGATCGGCCCGCTGTCGCTGCCGGTAGCCCTCGGTCCGGACCGCTGACGACGAACCGCCCGGTCCCCCCGCTCCTATCCTGGGGCGCGTGACCGAACTGGGTGCTTTCCTGCGGGCCCGGCGGGCCCGGGTCGACCCCGCCGACGCCGGCCTGCCCCCGGTGGGCAGGCGCCGCGTGACCGGGCTGCGGCGCGAGGAGGTGGCCGTGCTGGCGGGCGTGAACCCCGACTACTACGCCCGCCTGGAGCAGGGGCGCGAGCGCAACCCCTCGCCGCAGGTGCTCGACGCCCTCGGCCGCGCGCTGAACCTCGACGCCGACGCCCGCGACCACCTGCACCGCCTGGCGGGCGTGACGCCGGCGCACCGCCCGGCCCCCGCCGCGGTCGACCCGGCCCTGCGGCGGCTGCTGGACGGCTACCCGACCACGCCCGCGTTCGTGCTCGACCACACCTCGGACCTGCTGGCGTCCAACGCCCTGGCCGACGCCCTGTTCTCCCCCTTCACCGCGGCGGACAACCTGGCGCGCATGGTGTTCGCCGACCCGGCGGCGCGGGCGTTCTACGCCCACTGGGACCGCGTCGCCGAGGCCACCGCCGCGCACCTGCGGGAGGGCTTCGGCCACGACCCGGGCTCACCGCGGCTGCGGGCGCTGGTCGCGGAGCTGAGCGGGACCAGCGCGGAGTTCGCCGCGCTGTGGGAGTCGCACGTCGTGCGCGGCAAGACCAGCGAGGGCGGCAAGGCGCTCGTGCACCCCGACGTGGGCCCGCTGACGCTGGCCTACCAGGCGTTCGACGTCCGGGGCGCGGCGGGCCTGCAACTGGTGGTCTAACGCCGAACCGGGCAGCCCGAGCGCGCGGGCGCTGGCGCTGCTGGGCTCCTTGCGCGCCATCCGCGGGTGACGGCGTCCGCTCAGGGGTCCACGACTCAGGGGTCCACGACTCAGGGGTCCACGACGAGGTCGACGGTCACCACGTGCCCAGCCGTAGCTGACGAGCCCGGACACGGCCCGCAGGTCGTGGCACCGCTCCTTCGGGACGGTGACGAAGAAGTGCGGCGCCGGGCCCCGCCAGTGCCACAGCTCGCCGCTGAACCCGATCCGCACCGCTCGGCCCCCACCCTGGGCGAGGTCGTGCGGGT
This portion of the Saccharothrix syringae genome encodes:
- a CDS encoding SpvB/TcaC N-terminal domain-containing protein; this encodes MSGSTVPHRRPRPGRGGLVLLAVLALVLATLTPPPTTTPTPVPASAGSGSVTAPDHPEGAAFNPNQLKGIEAADPGANVNLVSAPAANNMGDARLSYPLELPPGRAGVQPSLAVQYGSAAGNGWLGVGWDLATPAITLDTRWGVPRYHAGLETETYLLNGEQLTPVAHRGELQARTAEKVFHTRVEGRFERIVRHGDSPANYWWEVTDRQGTRMAFGGEQDATLTDAQGNIATWALRESRDTNGNFVRYRHTRVQDGGVANASVPGVNLYPSRITYTGHDDTEGRYSVTFVRDRERGEARRADVQIDARAGFKRVTADLLRRVEVRIDDELIRAYELGYRPGAFAKTLLASVTQFDSDDRPFTTHTFDYFDDIRDGQGNYQAFEPATAWQVADDGLGADVRDGEAGALNASTSTSGGGHLYVGYNPGSVSKSNSAGLKVGYNAGSSDGLLALADVNGDNLPDKVFRSGGGIFYRPNQSGPTGQARFGDTAIPLPGLPGISAERTSSGTVGVESYFGVAAQLDYVSTTTTSDRYFADVNGDGITDLVNNGGVLFGRLGADGVPTYSANSADTGVPVGPGTASGTIVGDQTAEFERQVDTFPLLDGVRRWVAPFDGTVRVDGRVRLPEDNSPERAAYRKADGVRVAIQHQDTELWSQRIGPDDHVEFAPTGVDSVQVHKGEALYFRVQSVLDGRFDAVSWDPRVRYTSLPASTDVNGLANDTYLASRDFTLGGRPSVVVAPLTGTLHLSGDVTKSGATTDDVTVVVTRNGTEVVNRALARGTGGTAPIDLDIPVTANDTLSWRLKVDSPIDAGALRWVPRAHYTAAEGVESVVDAKGRPTLVITPPYDLDMYPVSTLTAPQGSHTATRTGTVTARPALAFDFAGEAKDARVVFTVKKRGELLAKRVVDIVDGQVPSPESLDVTASVTAGDELFFDFATPDTTLLPRLTGQSASVSYDGSSFTGVPSALHASAEQGAFAQPYRGWGAIGYQGNRERATAPIVTGELVLDESYRDQLPDGPTEADVPGFGENPSVAKPRIVVFAPLPAQDRWAGADDNTWVAAGSASSSRLGLDTVDVVTDADLAGATAVSRRGRTQQISTTFGASIPGVPIGAGASVAKGETTGQVDFLDLNGDRFPDVVGSGGVQYSDMVGGLGGTRGSLGGAVRESDSLAYSVSANAGSPARTSGNSRGSDAPNGGRAANTAKSGAEMPALGVGGNLGGGDSETGHDLIDINGDGLPDKVYDNGEAALNLGYSFAAREPWPGGPVNSGDTTNGGVNLGFNTSYYGFAGGVSAALGTSVTNATLQDVNGDGLADRVFSDDGGPVGVAVNTGNGFAPPTPFGGSLGEVAEDRNASLGGGVYFTFGFCFFFGCIVFNPGGDVSTGIGRTEVALRDVNGDGFLDHVRSGNDGELVAAHNRTGRTNLLRTVHRPMGGRLDLDYTRSGNTTDQPDSRWVLSRSSVHDGHPGDGQDTQLSTYRYENGRYDRLEREFYGFGKVVTEHRDAGAGDALYRSLTAEYRTDSYYAKGLPTRTLTADAAGRKFAEKVNTYQLRDVATGSAANPGSTTATVFPLLSRTDSHFYEGQPNPGKSTHTEMTYDEHGNLLRSFDAADAGPADDVEAVFGYSSADQACRDRNIVGIATSVREGGTSPQTTLRQRKSKVDCATGDIRTVEEYLADGSAAVSDMEYFPNGNLRALTGPKNKNGQRYRLEYGYDTVVGVHVESTVDSFGYRSTSTHDLRYGLTNLVVDENNQQLRTDYDSVGRTDSVTGPYEIGGGRPTIDFEYHPEAAVPYAVTRHLDRTATGVRDDTIDTVRFADGVKRVLQIKQDASVAETAGAAPAEVMAVSGLAVYDFVGRVVEQHYPVTEPKGPANAVFNPAVDPVRPSRLSYDVLDRTVRSELPDETVSALSYGFGADRSGTTRFETVGTDANGKQRRTFADVRGLTTAVKEFNAGTAIWTGYDYDPMSQLTAVTDDRGNTTRAEYDRFGRRTVVDSPDHGRTETRYDLAGNAIAKVTAKLRAANKAIEYDYDYTRLSGVRYPVFPGNNVTYTYGAPGAPDNTADRIASVRDAAGTLTRAYGPLGETTRETRTVTALTTPARTYTTQYRYDAFNRVLQLTYPDGEVLTYEYDTGGQVNRATGRKGAFDYTYLARLDYDKFGQRLLQETGTGVRTTYAYDPADRQLANLRSQLPDGHRFQDIAYTYDNVGNVTSLTNSVPLPHGKPVGGPSKQNYGYDDLYRLTTASGEYRNKDNKLDRYSMSLAYDSIHNLTAKSQRHEIVVQPGAAAVQEEQAVAEDTALLPPLGPIEPQDEPVEEQPAYEPVAYSVSADNAQKENAQEQKDTTYDYSYAYGSGKPHAPSAVGPVNQTYDANGNLIDTVNTLPPAPGKRRQLVWDEENRLACNQDHSRNKTVAQDPSACTSPQQPATVRYVYDADGNRVVKNAGPQHVYPNRNFSERNGTGFKHVFVGDTRIATKTVKTDATYENHHFFFHADHLGSSGYVTDEHANLTEHVEYFAFGETWVDEHPAQPTPVPYQYSSKELDEETGFYYYGARYYNPRTQLWQSPDPVIGAYLDGGPAGGVFQPFNLASYTYARNNPVKYTDPDGQWVESAWDAVSLGMGVASFVSNVREGNGWGAALDAVGIVADGAALILPVVPGGAGALIKAGRAAEKGVEVVKAVDRARDAERAVEGARTTAKAVDAGGDAAKTATRAAPSGSPCPVPNSFLPGTPVLMADGSRKAIEDVEVGDRVLATDPGTGRTSARPVTALITGDGRKELVEVTVDTDGDAGDARGVVVATDGHPFWVDDEGRWVAAAELDAGDALRAPDGTLLRVLGTSRYAEVARVHNLTVAGVHTYYVEAGGADLLVHNCGGAKRGPKPAGTGPHNQKIAEIADNLPPGDKVVAGGQRPGLKEAVIPTPGGHKGARRPDVLVQRPDGSQYGINVGKRYKVSGEPIKREVEALEDLRGAGLEMRFEPYN
- a CDS encoding helix-turn-helix transcriptional regulator, producing MTELGAFLRARRARVDPADAGLPPVGRRRVTGLRREEVAVLAGVNPDYYARLEQGRERNPSPQVLDALGRALNLDADARDHLHRLAGVTPAHRPAPAAVDPALRRLLDGYPTTPAFVLDHTSDLLASNALADALFSPFTAADNLARMVFADPAARAFYAHWDRVAEATAAHLREGFGHDPGSPRLRALVAELSGTSAEFAALWESHVVRGKTSEGGKALVHPDVGPLTLAYQAFDVRGAAGLQLVV
- a CDS encoding cytochrome P450 family protein; translated protein: MDVRAAGATTTAEQAVTARQDLTGYLRELVVRRQRDPGDDLTTGLVRARDEGDGPTTDELFGVLWLMLVAGHETTVHLIGNAVVAPARHPDQLALALAGDRWADVVEETARYRHPVMTTSFRFTLEGVVVAGVPIPRGRAVGVDFDRYGETADRFDITRERTGDLGSGHGPRYCIGASPARLESRLAPASLYRRFPGLSLAIDPDGVPQSPSFFTIGPLSLPVALGPDR